Proteins from a genomic interval of Bradyrhizobium sp. CCBAU 53340:
- a CDS encoding rhomboid family intramembrane serine protease, with protein sequence MATNSFGRRGVAAPAPSRSFQPAPIAPAATDDRDQTSEGSLFADNKLLADIPILTIGLIFGLMAIFALQRSLAVDIARDGSLDVRSLIAQGASGYDLVVGRNEWWRIGLAPLLHGSQWHLIGNCVALFIVGVRVESLIGRGWFSLIFVVSALAGEAASLLGNGSGMVGVGASGAITGLIAALFVASFEPEADAETTISRLKTSLFFGVPALLPLAFGASGNVNYYAHGGGALAGAALAITPWLAFWSYDSLPRSAGLVLLGGLAGSLICAGFAAIHYRSYVADVGQYIRASEMPASTREMASRSSDFVNRYPKDPRAHVFRAIYFIEQNSLGPAETEVQTAMSLAASDVTGGPVRSLAQALLAQLLLARGQTSEAKAMAAAVCRAKLGEVRRMLEKSKLCG encoded by the coding sequence ATGGCGACCAACAGCTTTGGCCGACGCGGCGTCGCGGCACCAGCCCCAAGCCGATCGTTTCAACCCGCGCCGATCGCTCCTGCGGCCACGGACGATCGCGATCAAACCAGTGAGGGTTCGCTTTTTGCCGACAACAAGCTGCTGGCCGATATCCCCATCCTCACAATCGGCCTGATTTTCGGCCTGATGGCGATCTTCGCACTGCAACGCAGTCTGGCTGTCGACATTGCGCGCGACGGCTCACTTGATGTCCGCTCGTTGATTGCTCAGGGCGCGTCCGGCTACGACCTGGTTGTCGGACGAAACGAATGGTGGCGGATCGGACTGGCGCCGCTTCTGCATGGCAGCCAGTGGCACCTCATCGGCAACTGCGTTGCGCTGTTCATCGTTGGCGTCAGGGTGGAGAGCCTGATCGGCCGTGGCTGGTTTTCGCTGATCTTCGTCGTCAGTGCGTTGGCCGGTGAGGCCGCCTCGCTGCTGGGCAATGGCTCCGGCATGGTAGGCGTCGGCGCATCCGGCGCCATCACCGGGCTCATCGCCGCGCTGTTCGTTGCGAGCTTCGAGCCGGAGGCGGACGCCGAGACGACGATATCGAGGCTGAAGACGTCGCTCTTTTTCGGTGTTCCAGCGCTGCTGCCGCTTGCCTTTGGCGCCTCGGGCAATGTCAATTATTACGCCCATGGAGGCGGTGCGCTGGCTGGCGCTGCGCTTGCCATCACGCCGTGGCTCGCCTTCTGGTCCTATGACAGCCTGCCGCGAAGCGCCGGCCTGGTGTTGCTCGGAGGATTGGCCGGATCCCTGATCTGCGCCGGCTTCGCCGCTATTCATTATCGGTCCTACGTGGCTGACGTCGGGCAATATATCCGTGCCTCGGAAATGCCGGCGAGCACGCGCGAAATGGCCAGCCGATCCTCTGATTTCGTCAACCGCTATCCGAAAGACCCGCGAGCTCATGTGTTCCGTGCAATCTACTTCATTGAGCAAAACAGCCTCGGCCCTGCCGAGACGGAAGTGCAAACCGCGATGTCGCTCGCCGCTTCGGACGTGACGGGTGGGCCGGTGCGATCATTAGCCCAGGCCTTGTTGGCGCAGTTGCTGCTCGCGCGAGGACAGACCAGCGAGGCGAAGGCCATGGCGGCCGCGGTGTGCCGCGCCAAGCTGGGTGAGGTGCGTCGTATGCTGGAGAAGTCGAAATTGTGCGGTTGA
- a CDS encoding MFS transporter has translation MPEQPVAANRPVTAGELLRHPAFLFFLLSRSLSRFSSQIAAVAIGWQIYDLTGSAFDLGMVGLVQFAPTALLVFVAGHAADRFERKRVVQLCQLVEAATALYLALITYLGAVSEVQIFVATFMLGIAGAFESPTTAALLPLIAPQGSLQRATAVSSGAAQVATITGPALGGLAYAIAPHLAYAVMLLFWILGMILTGFIQPRPQAVAKEGTDEDNIFAGVRFIRQSPAILGTISLDLFAVLFGGVTALLPIYARDILQAGPVGLGVLRAAPAVGALLMTTVLARHAITRHVGLRMFQAVIVFGLATIVFALSSWMWLSVLSLAILGAADTISVVIRFSLVQLSTPDEMRGRVGAVNFLFINASNQLGQFESGLTAALFGAMPAAVLGGVCTVAVALLWMKLFPSLRQVESLE, from the coding sequence ATGCCAGAACAGCCAGTTGCAGCGAACCGGCCGGTCACCGCCGGTGAGCTCCTCCGCCATCCCGCCTTCCTGTTCTTTCTGCTCTCGCGCAGCCTGTCGCGTTTCTCCAGCCAGATCGCGGCGGTGGCGATCGGCTGGCAGATCTACGACCTCACCGGCTCGGCCTTCGACCTCGGCATGGTTGGCCTCGTGCAATTCGCGCCCACCGCGCTGCTCGTTTTCGTCGCCGGCCACGCTGCCGACCGTTTCGAGCGCAAGCGTGTGGTCCAGCTCTGCCAGCTCGTGGAAGCCGCGACCGCGCTCTATCTCGCATTGATCACCTATCTCGGCGCGGTCAGCGAGGTCCAGATCTTCGTCGCGACCTTCATGCTCGGCATTGCCGGCGCGTTCGAGAGCCCGACCACTGCGGCGCTGCTGCCGCTGATCGCGCCGCAGGGGTCGCTCCAGCGCGCCACCGCCGTGTCCAGCGGCGCGGCCCAGGTCGCGACCATCACCGGTCCGGCCCTCGGCGGCTTAGCCTACGCGATCGCGCCGCATCTGGCCTATGCCGTGATGCTGCTGTTCTGGATTCTCGGGATGATCCTGACCGGCTTCATCCAGCCGCGCCCGCAGGCGGTCGCCAAGGAGGGAACGGACGAGGACAACATCTTTGCCGGCGTCCGCTTCATCCGGCAGAGCCCGGCGATCCTCGGCACCATCTCGCTCGACCTGTTCGCCGTGCTGTTCGGCGGCGTCACCGCGCTCTTGCCGATCTATGCCCGCGACATCCTCCAGGCCGGTCCGGTCGGGCTCGGCGTGCTGCGTGCTGCGCCCGCGGTCGGCGCGCTGCTGATGACCACGGTGCTGGCGCGCCACGCCATCACGCGGCATGTGGGCCTGCGCATGTTTCAGGCCGTGATCGTGTTCGGCCTCGCCACGATCGTATTCGCGCTGTCGTCCTGGATGTGGCTGTCGGTGCTGTCGCTCGCCATTCTTGGCGCCGCCGACACGATCAGCGTCGTGATCCGCTTCTCGCTGGTGCAGCTTTCAACACCCGACGAGATGCGCGGCCGCGTCGGCGCGGTGAACTTCCTCTTCATCAACGCCTCGAACCAGCTCGGCCAGTTCGAGAGCGGCCTGACGGCGGCGCTGTTCGGGGCAATGCCGGCCGCCGTGCTCGGCGGCGTCTGCACGGTGGCGGTGGCCTTACTGTGGATGAAGCTGTTCCCCAGCCTGCGGCAGGTGGAGAGCTTGGAGTAG
- a CDS encoding NupC/NupG family nucleoside CNT transporter, translating to MLRLQSTLGVFALLLIAFVLAENRRAVSLRQAVIGLVVTFVSAVVLLKVPFVAHAFGAINDAVGAISAASRAGSSFVFGYVGGGALPFELKAPGADFILAFQALPIVLVMSVLTTLLFYWRVLPPVVRGMAWLLERTLGVGGAVGLSTAANIFLGMVEAPLFVRPYLSQMSRSELFLVMTGGMAGIAGTVLVLYATLLAPLIPDAAAHFVIASVLGAPAAILVSLIMIPETSDKRTGGALEDPEMAVSGTMDAIVKGTSAGIELLINIVAMLLVLVALVYLANAVLGLLPNVGGAAISLQRVLGLIMAPVCWLMGLPWGQAITAGSLMGTKTVLNELVAYVDFSKLPPGTLDARSRLIMLYAMCGFANFASLGIMIGGLGVMAPERRDEINALGLKSIVSGTLTTCLMGAIVGVLT from the coding sequence ATGCTGCGGCTGCAATCGACACTCGGCGTTTTCGCATTGCTGCTGATCGCCTTCGTGCTCGCGGAGAATCGCCGCGCGGTCTCGCTGCGCCAGGCGGTGATCGGCCTTGTCGTCACCTTCGTCAGCGCGGTCGTGCTGCTGAAGGTGCCTTTCGTAGCGCACGCCTTCGGCGCCATCAACGACGCAGTCGGCGCCATCTCCGCAGCCTCGCGCGCCGGCTCCTCCTTCGTGTTCGGCTATGTCGGAGGCGGCGCCCTGCCCTTCGAGCTGAAGGCGCCGGGCGCCGATTTCATCCTGGCGTTCCAGGCGCTGCCGATCGTGCTGGTCATGAGCGTGCTGACGACGCTGCTGTTCTATTGGCGCGTGCTGCCGCCTGTCGTGCGCGGCATGGCCTGGCTGCTCGAGCGCACGCTCGGGGTCGGCGGGGCGGTCGGGCTCTCGACGGCCGCCAACATCTTCCTCGGCATGGTCGAAGCACCGCTGTTCGTGCGGCCGTATCTTTCGCAGATGTCGCGCAGCGAACTGTTTCTGGTGATGACGGGCGGCATGGCGGGCATTGCCGGCACCGTGCTGGTGCTCTATGCGACGCTGCTTGCGCCGCTGATCCCTGACGCCGCCGCGCATTTCGTCATCGCCTCGGTGCTGGGCGCACCGGCCGCAATCCTCGTCAGCCTGATCATGATCCCTGAAACCTCGGACAAGCGCACCGGCGGTGCGCTGGAGGATCCGGAGATGGCGGTATCAGGCACGATGGATGCGATCGTGAAGGGCACCAGTGCGGGAATCGAGCTGCTGATCAACATCGTCGCGATGCTCTTGGTGCTGGTAGCGCTGGTCTATCTCGCCAATGCGGTGCTCGGGCTGCTGCCGAACGTCGGCGGCGCCGCAATCTCGCTGCAGCGGGTGCTGGGGCTGATCATGGCGCCGGTGTGCTGGCTGATGGGCCTGCCGTGGGGCCAGGCGATCACCGCCGGCAGCCTGATGGGCACCAAGACCGTGCTCAACGAGCTCGTCGCCTATGTCGACTTCTCGAAGCTGCCGCCGGGCACGCTCGATGCGCGCTCGCGCCTGATCATGCTCTACGCGATGTGCGGCTTCGCCAATTTCGCCAGCCTCGGCATCATGATCGGCGGCCTCGGCGTCATGGCGCCGGAGCGGCGCGACGAGATCAATGCGCTGGGGCTGAAGTCGATCGTATCGGGGACGCTGACGACGTGTCTGATGGGCGCGATCGTCGGGGTGTTGACGTAG
- a CDS encoding usg protein, with amino-acid sequence MGLRVGGVSEDFRKQMLGYGLTTAQILYRMPDHPSLLQTYVWQNYDTFPKFPALTDFLAFWTEKLDGPLHSVTVAHSKLIKPAELRAVDGVFRLN; translated from the coding sequence ATGGGACTGCGCGTTGGGGGCGTTTCCGAGGACTTCCGGAAACAGATGCTGGGTTACGGGCTGACGACGGCACAAATTCTCTACCGGATGCCGGATCACCCCTCGCTGCTCCAGACCTACGTCTGGCAGAACTACGACACGTTTCCGAAATTCCCGGCGTTGACCGACTTCCTCGCGTTCTGGACCGAGAAGCTCGACGGCCCGCTGCATTCGGTGACGGTGGCGCATTCCAAGCTGATCAAGCCGGCCGAGCTGCGCGCCGTGGACGGCGTGTTCCGGTTGAACTGA
- a CDS encoding AraC family transcriptional regulator, which yields MEPDLEVVQIRRGESFKAWSHGYPFHTVRWHFHPEYEIHQVVATSGRYFVGDFIGQFEPGNLVLTGPNLPHNWVSDVPADMTIPLRGRIIQFSEEFIGDTMKLMPELSGLGALLEFSRRGVLFSGSTSKELAPLMEEIVAAKGVRRIELFMMILGTLCRARGALPLSSPDYLPDPSGYMSAGMNKALAFIRENLTQPFGEADLAAIAGQSQSGFSRSFRRHTGMSLVQYVKRLRINLACQILTSDEYASITDICFQVGFNNLSNFNRQFLAEKGMPPSRFRRLLADNINAARAA from the coding sequence ATGGAACCAGACCTGGAAGTCGTGCAGATACGGCGCGGCGAGTCGTTCAAGGCTTGGTCGCACGGGTATCCGTTCCACACCGTCCGGTGGCACTTTCATCCGGAATACGAGATCCATCAGGTCGTGGCGACGAGCGGTCGCTATTTTGTCGGCGATTTCATCGGCCAGTTCGAACCAGGCAATCTCGTGCTCACGGGACCCAACCTTCCGCATAATTGGGTGAGCGACGTGCCTGCGGATATGACCATCCCGCTGCGCGGACGCATCATCCAGTTCAGCGAAGAATTCATCGGCGACACGATGAAGCTCATGCCCGAGCTCTCTGGCCTCGGTGCGCTGCTGGAATTCTCCCGGCGTGGCGTGCTGTTCTCGGGCAGCACAAGCAAGGAGCTCGCTCCGCTGATGGAGGAGATCGTGGCGGCGAAGGGCGTGCGTCGGATCGAGCTGTTCATGATGATCCTGGGGACGCTCTGCCGCGCTCGGGGCGCGTTGCCGCTCTCCAGCCCGGACTATTTGCCCGACCCGTCCGGCTACATGTCGGCCGGAATGAACAAGGCGCTGGCCTTCATCCGCGAAAACCTGACGCAGCCGTTTGGCGAGGCAGATCTCGCGGCGATCGCCGGCCAGTCGCAAAGCGGATTTTCGCGCTCGTTCCGCCGCCACACCGGCATGTCGCTGGTGCAATACGTCAAGCGGCTCCGCATCAATCTGGCCTGCCAGATCCTGACGAGCGACGAATACGCCTCCATCACCGACATCTGCTTCCAGGTCGGCTTCAACAATCTCTCCAATTTCAATCGTCAGTTCCTGGCCGAGAAGGGCATGCCGCCCTCGCGCTTCAGACGATTGCTGGCGGACAACATCAACGCGGCACGCGCCGCATAA
- the groES gene encoding co-chaperone GroES — protein sequence MKFRPLHDRVVVKRIDAEEKTAGGIIIPDTAKEKPSQGEVVAVGPGGRDEAGKLVPIDLKVGDRVLFGKWSGTEVKIDGEDLLIMKESDIMGVLDVPASKKKAA from the coding sequence ATGAAATTCCGTCCGCTTCACGACCGCGTCGTGGTCAAGCGCATCGACGCAGAAGAGAAGACCGCTGGCGGCATCATCATTCCCGACACTGCCAAGGAAAAGCCCTCCCAGGGTGAAGTCGTCGCCGTTGGCCCCGGTGGCCGCGACGAAGCTGGCAAGCTGGTCCCGATCGACCTGAAGGTCGGCGACCGCGTGCTGTTCGGCAAGTGGTCCGGCACTGAAGTCAAGATCGACGGCGAAGACCTGCTGATCATGAAGGAAAGCGACATCATGGGCGTCCTCGACGTCCCCGCTTCCAAGAAGAAGGCGGCCTAA
- a CDS encoding sugar ABC transporter substrate-binding protein, producing MTKLLFKTTGTAALVLSLLGATALFSQAAEVKDATVAFLMPDQASTRYEQHDYPGFAAEMKKLCASCKVIYQNASADAARQQQQFNSVISQGAKVIVLDPVDSTAAASLVKMAQSQGIKVIAYDRPIPDAKADFYVSFDNEGIGKAISESLVKHLKDAKVTAKEGEGVLEINGSPTDAAAGLIKKGIHAGLEKSGYPILAEYDTPDWAPPKAQQWASGQVTRFGKKILGVVAANDGTGGGAIAALKAAGVDPLPPVTGNDATIAALQLIIAGDQYNTISKPSEIVAGAAAHAAMEFLSGGTPKAETTLFNTPSKLFIPAVVTEQNLKAEIIDKKIQTADQLCTGRYAAGCKKLGITQ from the coding sequence ATGACGAAACTCTTGTTCAAGACTACGGGTACAGCCGCGCTCGTCCTGTCGCTGCTCGGCGCAACGGCCTTGTTCTCGCAGGCTGCGGAGGTGAAGGACGCGACTGTTGCTTTCCTCATGCCCGACCAGGCCTCCACCCGCTACGAGCAGCACGACTATCCAGGTTTTGCTGCAGAGATGAAGAAACTCTGCGCGAGCTGCAAGGTCATCTACCAGAATGCCAGTGCGGACGCCGCGCGCCAGCAGCAGCAGTTCAATTCGGTGATCTCGCAGGGCGCCAAAGTGATCGTGCTCGATCCTGTCGACTCGACAGCCGCAGCTTCGCTGGTCAAGATGGCACAGTCCCAGGGCATCAAGGTGATCGCCTACGACCGCCCGATCCCCGACGCCAAGGCCGACTTCTACGTCTCCTTCGACAATGAAGGCATCGGCAAGGCCATCTCGGAATCGCTGGTCAAGCATCTGAAGGACGCCAAAGTCACGGCGAAGGAGGGCGAAGGGGTGCTCGAGATCAATGGATCACCCACCGACGCCGCCGCAGGCCTGATCAAGAAGGGCATTCATGCGGGCCTCGAGAAGAGCGGCTATCCTATCCTTGCGGAATACGACACGCCGGACTGGGCCCCGCCCAAGGCGCAGCAATGGGCAAGTGGCCAGGTTACCCGCTTCGGCAAGAAGATACTTGGCGTCGTGGCCGCGAATGACGGGACGGGCGGTGGTGCGATCGCGGCCCTCAAGGCCGCCGGTGTCGATCCATTGCCGCCGGTGACGGGCAACGACGCGACGATTGCTGCGCTCCAGCTCATCATCGCCGGCGATCAGTACAATACGATCTCCAAGCCCAGTGAGATCGTCGCGGGCGCTGCAGCCCATGCGGCGATGGAATTCCTCTCGGGCGGTACGCCCAAGGCGGAAACCACTCTGTTTAACACGCCGTCGAAGCTGTTCATTCCGGCTGTTGTGACCGAGCAGAACCTGAAGGCGGAGATCATCGACAAGAAGATTCAGACCGCCGATCAGCTCTGCACGGGCAGGTATGCCGCCGGATGCAAGAAGCTCGGCATCACGCAGTAA
- a CDS encoding cupin domain-containing protein encodes MAKKAKSRSAAQTAVKKRSGAKAASRSSARKAVKSKARTTPTKAATKKPARPKQRIAISHHREEDFKADGLRAYARYRDLGIADATHGLAQAHVIRLQGPCDPAEVSKLHFHDVDFQMVYVLKGWVKTYMDGQGETLMTEGSAWTQPPKIKHMILDYSDDVELLEVILPAEFKTVELKA; translated from the coding sequence ATGGCCAAGAAAGCAAAATCGCGCAGCGCAGCCCAGACCGCGGTGAAGAAGCGGAGCGGCGCCAAGGCCGCATCACGATCCTCAGCGCGCAAGGCCGTGAAATCCAAGGCGCGCACGACGCCCACGAAAGCTGCTACGAAAAAGCCCGCCCGCCCGAAGCAGCGCATCGCCATCAGCCATCACCGCGAGGAAGACTTCAAAGCCGACGGCCTGCGCGCCTACGCGAGGTACCGCGACCTCGGCATCGCCGACGCGACCCATGGCCTCGCACAAGCTCACGTCATCCGCCTGCAAGGCCCGTGCGATCCCGCCGAAGTCTCAAAGCTTCACTTCCACGACGTCGACTTCCAGATGGTCTATGTGCTCAAGGGCTGGGTGAAGACCTACATGGACGGGCAGGGTGAGACCTTGATGACAGAAGGCAGCGCCTGGACCCAGCCGCCGAAGATCAAGCACATGATCCTGGATTATTCCGACGACGTCGAACTGCTGGAGGTGATCCTGCCGGCTGAGTTCAAGACGGTGGAGTTGAAGGCGTAG
- a CDS encoding ATP-binding cassette domain-containing protein, with product MSTISDVDHPQQRTGELVLSLRGISKNFGAVSALTDVDLDVHAGEVVALVGDNGAGKSTLVKILAGVHQPTSGTIAFDGEQVVLPDPATALGLGIATVFQDLALCENLDVVANIFLGRELNPARLDEVSMEVRAWTLLNELSARIPSVRDPVASLSGGQRQTVAIARSLLTEPKLILLDEPTAALGVAQTAEVLDLIERVRARGLGVIVISHNMEDVRAVADRIVVLRLGRNNGEFGPDVSNQDLVTAITGADENSVSRRASRRQAQQSRQVLT from the coding sequence ATGTCCACGATCTCGGATGTCGATCACCCGCAGCAGAGGACAGGCGAACTGGTCCTGAGCCTTCGCGGCATTTCCAAGAATTTCGGCGCCGTATCCGCCCTGACCGACGTCGATCTCGACGTTCATGCCGGCGAGGTCGTGGCGCTTGTCGGTGACAACGGCGCTGGCAAGTCCACGCTGGTGAAGATCCTTGCCGGTGTGCACCAGCCCACCTCGGGTACGATTGCCTTCGATGGCGAACAAGTCGTCCTGCCCGATCCCGCTACGGCACTCGGTCTGGGCATCGCCACGGTCTTCCAGGACTTGGCGCTCTGCGAGAATCTCGACGTGGTCGCCAACATCTTCCTGGGCCGCGAGTTGAATCCCGCCCGGCTCGACGAGGTTTCCATGGAAGTCCGTGCCTGGACGTTGCTCAACGAACTCTCGGCGCGCATTCCGAGTGTGCGTGACCCCGTTGCCTCGCTCTCGGGCGGGCAGCGTCAGACCGTGGCGATCGCGCGCTCGTTGCTGACCGAGCCGAAGCTTATCCTGCTCGACGAGCCGACCGCCGCGCTCGGTGTCGCCCAGACCGCGGAAGTCCTCGACCTGATCGAGCGCGTGCGTGCCCGCGGCCTCGGCGTCATCGTGATCAGCCACAACATGGAGGACGTGCGCGCCGTCGCCGACCGGATCGTGGTGTTGCGCCTCGGCCGCAACAACGGCGAATTCGGACCCGACGTTTCCAACCAGGATCTCGTCACCGCCATCACCGGCGCCGACGAGAATTCGGTCTCCCGCCGTGCCAGCCGACGCCAGGCGCAGCAGTCGCGGCAGGTGCTGACATGA